In Triticum aestivum cultivar Chinese Spring chromosome 5B, IWGSC CS RefSeq v2.1, whole genome shotgun sequence, the following proteins share a genomic window:
- the LOC123115945 gene encoding uncharacterized protein — protein MKENPSIRVTILLAYFILTIGGKEVKCITQEENTSAIPLNKKVNKTILVDESDVYDCIDVNLQPAFSHPLLKDHKIQMEPSSFPLSTSTKSPLMDAIPQAHLARIECPIGTIPILRNNRRVQMPVETIGKVISQDEHEVAGIEYFDVLYGTRAKINVYNPMVKNNSKDLSASWVQISKVQKVGVADGIGAGSWVYPSYSGDNFARFHVAWLDGLKTCPDHDCGAFVQVSSSIGLGGRLTPVSIYNGPQYLIDVIIFKDPKTKNWWVAYGPQNIHIGYWPREIFHFMKDQCNYALWGGYVQGPTASSNSPQMGSGHFASEGFGKAAFVSNIQIVDNEGMYVTPNDKQTGLVATNLSKYTAKAHGYGYSHYGVHTYYGGPGGFV, from the exons ATGAAAGAAAATCCATCTATCCGTGTGACCATTCTCTTAGCATATTTTATTCTAACCATCGGAGGAAAAGAAGTAAAGTGTATAACACAAGAAGAAAATACTAGCGCGATCCCATTGAATAAAAAAGTCAATAAGACTATTCTG GTTGACGAAAGCGATGTTTACGACTGCATCGATGTGAATCTACAACCAGCCTTTAGCCATCCACTACTGAAAGACCACAAGATCCAG ATGGAACCAAGCTCTTTCCCACTAAGTACTTCTACCAAATCTCCATTGATGGATGCCATCCCACAAGCCCATTTGGCCCGGATTGAGTGCCCTATAGGAACGATTCCAATATTACGCAACAACAGAAGGGTCCAGATGCCAGTAGAAACTATTGGTAAAGTGATTAGCCAGGATGAACATGAG GTTGCAGGAATAGAGTATTTTGATGTGCTATATGGGACGCGGGCAAAAATAAATGTCTATAATCCTATGGTGAAGAATAATAGTAAGGATCTAAGCGCATCATGGGTACAAATTAGTAAGGTACAAAAAGTAGGTGTTGCAGATGGGATAGGGGCCGGTTCTTGGGTATATCCAAGCTACAGTGGTGACAACTTTGCTAGGTTTCATGTTGCTTGG CTTGATGGCTTAAAGACTTGCCCTGATCATGATTGTGGCGCTTTTGTGCAAGTAAGCTCAAGTATTGGTCTAGGAGGAAGACTTACACCGGTTTCTATCTATAATGGACCACAATACCTCATAGATGTTATTATTTTCAAG GACCCAAAGACTAAAAATTGGTGGGTGGCTTATGGTCCACAAAACATACATATTGGATACTGGCCAAGGGAAATTTTCCATTTCATGAAGGATCAATGTAATTATGCATTATGGGGTGGATATGTTCAAGGTCCAACGGCCTCATCAAACTCTCCACAAATGGGTAGTGGTCATTTCGCTTCAGAAGGATTTGGAAAAGCAGCGTTTGTGAGTAATATCCAAATTGTAGATAATGAAGGCATGTATGTTACTCCAAATGACAAGCAAACTGGTCTTGTCGCCACCAATTTATCCAAATATACCGCGAAGGCTCATGGTTATGGATATAGTCACTATGGTGTGCATACTTACTATGGTGGACCTGGTGGTTttgtttga